The nucleotide sequence GTCCCATAGTGCTCGCCCTCCCCTTCTGGTCAGATGGCAAGCGTTCGAGATTCCGGCCGATGGCCGGTATCGCGAACACAGGTTATGCGGAGGGGACTTCCCCCGGCAATGGTCCGGCAAAGTAGGAGCCATGGATTCCGCACCCGGCTCGTTCTCCCAGCCCGACGCGTTCCCCACCCCCTTCCCCTTCGTCCTCGTGCTGCTGCGGCGGATGGCCGACCATCAGCCGGGGCTGGTCGAGGACGCACTGCGCGAGCTGGGCTTCGGGCGTGCGGTGATGCGCGAGGCCAACCGCCGCTGGCAGGCCATGCAGCGCTCACCACGGCGGCGCTCGGCGGTCGCCCGCTACCGCTCCGTGCTGGGCCCGCCCGAGTCCACCTCCACCCGCCGGATCGGCGATCTGACGAGCGAGGCGCTGAGCTGGTCCGTGCCGCTGTGGCCGGATCTGCGGTTCGAGGTGCTCACCGCACCGAACGGGGCGGTGTGGAACGAGTGGCTGGTACGCGCTCCGGGCGCGCCCGCCCCGCGCCTGCGTACGGCCGCCGACCTCGTGCCCTGGTCCTGCACGGTGGACGAGGTGGCGCGCGCCTTCGCGCCCGCGCGGCCCATGGAGGGCTCGGCGCCCACCCGCTGGCGGCTGGCCTTCGACGCGCCGGAGGCGGACAACGGAGAACTCCGCCACTATGTGGCGGAGTTCACCTGGGGTCTGCTGCAGCGTATGGAGAATGTCAGGCCAGCTTCGCCGACAGCGTGATCTCCGTACCGGCGAGCGCCTGGCTCACCGGGCAGTTCTTCTTGGCGTCCTCGGCCGCCGCGGTGAACGCGGCCTCGTCCAGGCCCTCCACCGTGCCCTCGACGGTGAGGTGGATGCCGGTGATCCCGGTGCCGGGCTGGAAGGTGACGTCGGCCTGGGTGGTCAGCTGGGTGGGCGGGTTGCCCGCCTGGGTGA is from Streptomyces hygroscopicus and encodes:
- a CDS encoding peroxiredoxin, translating into MATTRTAHTVWQGNLAQGQGTVTFDSSGIDQQPVSWPSRAEQANGKTSPEELIAAAHSSCFSMALSHGLTQAGNPPTQLTTQADVTFQPGTGITGIHLTVEGTVEGLDEAAFTAAAEDAKKNCPVSQALAGTEITLSAKLA